TGCTGCAGATCGAGGCCCTCGCACAGGTCGGAGCGATACTCGCACTGCGTGAATTCGAGAACCGCGATGAGAAGATACCGTTCTTCACCGGCATCGAGAACGCACGTTTCCGCAAGCCTGTCGTCCCGGGCGACACGCTTATTCTGGAAGTAACGGCTCTAAGGATCGGCAACCGCGTCCAGCGTATGAAAGGCGTGGCGACCGTCGACGGGAATATCTGTTCCGAAGCTGAGATACTTTCGATAATCGCCGACCGCAGCGAACAGAAGGGTAAATAGGATGCGATCTACGGAACTGCTGGGCGACAACGCACTGTATTATCTGCCGCTGATCGGCGGTGCGGTCGGCCTCGTACTCGGGCTGGTTCCGCTGGTCGCGGGTGTCATAAAAAAGAAGATACGGCTTGGCTTTTTCGGCCTCTTGGCATCGACTGTCGGCGGCGCGATACTCGGCATTTTTCTTTCCATTCCCGCGATGGCCGTTTTTACCTGGCTGATACTTCGCTCTCCTGACACGTCAGCTGCAGCATCCGACGAAATTTCCGAATGACCACCTTCGTTCACGAAACAGCTATTGTCAGCCCCGATGCTGAGATAGGCACCGGTACTTACATCGGGCCTTTCTGCACGGTCGGCGGCAGCGTGGTTTTAGGTGATGGCGTACGGCTGGGATCGCACGTCGTCATCGACGGCGACACGAGCATCGGCGCCGAAACGCATATTTTCCCGTTCGCGTCCGTCGGCCTCGCTCCGCAGGACCTCAAATACAAAGGCGAATCGACCAAGACCGTCATCGGCAAACGCAATCAGATCCGCGAATTCGTTACCATTCACCGCGGGACTGGATCGGGCAACGGAATTACCGTGATCGGCGACGACAATCTGCTGATGGCACAGGCACACGTCGCACACGATTGCCGTCTGGGCAGCGGCATCATCATGGCGAACGCAGCGACGCTTGCCGGCCATGTCGAGATAGACGACGGTGCGAGCGTCGGTGCGTATTCGGGCGTGCATCAATTCTGCCGCGTCGGTTTTCAGGCGTTCATCGGAGGCTACAGCGTCGTTGTGAAAGACGCGATGCCGTTTGCCATCATTCAGGGAAATCATGCGAAATGCTACGGCCTGAACCGCCTCGGCATGAAACGCCGCGGCTACTCGAAAGAGTCCATCTCGGCGCTGAATCACGCGTTCCATCTGCTGCTCGCGTCAAAACTGAACACCACGCAGGCCATCGAACGCATCCGTGCCGAGATCTCCGACGTCAAAGAGGTCGATCTGCTCGTTAATTTCATCGAAGCCTCAAAACGCGGCGTCGTGAAATAGGCCGAAATCGCCGGACCGCAGGCTGCCAGCCTGCATCTGTCAGAACCACCTGCGGCGGTTGACGTTCCCGTCAACACTGGCACGTCTTTTGTGCCGGAACCGGGTGGTTTAGCTCAGGCCTCGAAGTTGCAGAAGCCCGCGCGTCAGCAAGGGCGGTCGCCGGACCGCAGGCTGCCAGCCTGCATCTGTCGGAACCACCTGCGGCGGTTGACGTTCCCGTCAACACTGG
This sequence is a window from Acidobacteriota bacterium. Protein-coding genes within it:
- the fabZ gene encoding 3-hydroxyacyl-ACP dehydratase FabZ translates to MVVYDSVAIQEILPHRYPFLLVDKIIEMVPRERIVGVKQITVNEEFFKGHFPGAPVMPGVLQIEALAQVGAILALREFENRDEKIPFFTGIENARFRKPVVPGDTLILEVTALRIGNRVQRMKGVATVDGNICSEAEILSIIADRSEQKGK
- the lpxA gene encoding acyl-ACP--UDP-N-acetylglucosamine O-acyltransferase; translated protein: MTTFVHETAIVSPDAEIGTGTYIGPFCTVGGSVVLGDGVRLGSHVVIDGDTSIGAETHIFPFASVGLAPQDLKYKGESTKTVIGKRNQIREFVTIHRGTGSGNGITVIGDDNLLMAQAHVAHDCRLGSGIIMANAATLAGHVEIDDGASVGAYSGVHQFCRVGFQAFIGGYSVVVKDAMPFAIIQGNHAKCYGLNRLGMKRRGYSKESISALNHAFHLLLASKLNTTQAIERIRAEISDVKEVDLLVNFIEASKRGVVK